One Pseudonocardia sediminis DNA window includes the following coding sequences:
- the mftD gene encoding pre-mycofactocin synthase MftD (MftD, an enzyme found in the mycofactocin biosynthesis locus, performs an oxidative deamination of 3-amino-5-[(p-hydroxyphenyl)methyl]-4,4-dimethyl-2-pyrrolidinone (AHDP). The resulting compound, now called pre-mycofactocin (PMFT), is a biologically active redox cofactor that can oxidize the non-exchangeable NADH of TIGR03971 family SDR-type oxidoreductases.) — translation MASTKDWFETVAEAQRRAKKRLPKSVYYALVAGAEQGLTLSDNVAAFDELGFRPHIADLPAVRSQSTTVMGQEIDFPVVISPTGVQAVDPEGEVAVAKAAASSNIQNPLNPDQTVSTAMGLSSFASRSIEDVCAVNDKVFFQVYWAGSRDDILARAMRAKAAGAKALIVTLDWTFATRRDWGSPPIPEKMDLKAMLQFGPEAIVKPKYLLDWVKTGKLPDLTTPNMAAPGQDPPTFFGAYGVWWTSPLPTWEDLAWLREQWGGPFMIKGITHPDDARRAVDAGATAVSVSNHGGNNLDGTPGSIRALPAIADAVGDQIEVLQDGGIRRGADVAKALALGARACMIGRAYLWGMAAQGERGVTNVISILYKGIDEALLGLGKNSIHELSRDDLIIPENFTRNTSKI, via the coding sequence ATGGCGAGCACCAAGGACTGGTTCGAGACCGTCGCGGAGGCCCAGCGGCGGGCGAAGAAGCGCCTGCCGAAGTCGGTCTACTACGCGCTGGTCGCCGGCGCCGAGCAGGGTCTGACGCTGAGCGACAACGTCGCCGCGTTCGACGAGCTCGGGTTCCGCCCGCACATCGCGGACCTGCCGGCCGTCCGGTCGCAGAGCACCACGGTGATGGGCCAGGAGATCGACTTCCCGGTCGTCATCTCGCCGACCGGCGTGCAGGCCGTCGACCCGGAGGGCGAGGTCGCGGTCGCGAAGGCCGCGGCGAGCTCGAACATCCAGAACCCGCTCAACCCGGACCAGACCGTCTCCACCGCGATGGGGCTCTCGTCGTTCGCGTCGCGCTCGATCGAGGACGTCTGCGCCGTCAACGACAAGGTGTTCTTCCAGGTCTACTGGGCGGGCTCGCGCGACGACATCCTGGCCCGTGCGATGCGTGCCAAGGCGGCCGGGGCGAAGGCCCTGATCGTGACGCTGGACTGGACGTTCGCCACCCGCCGGGACTGGGGCAGCCCGCCCATCCCGGAGAAGATGGACCTCAAGGCGATGCTCCAGTTCGGCCCGGAGGCCATCGTCAAGCCGAAGTACCTGCTGGACTGGGTGAAGACCGGCAAGCTGCCCGACCTCACCACCCCGAACATGGCGGCCCCGGGTCAGGACCCGCCCACGTTCTTCGGCGCCTACGGCGTGTGGTGGACCTCTCCGCTGCCGACCTGGGAGGACCTGGCCTGGCTGCGCGAGCAGTGGGGCGGCCCGTTCATGATCAAGGGCATCACGCACCCCGACGACGCGCGCCGCGCCGTCGACGCCGGGGCCACTGCCGTCTCGGTCTCCAACCACGGCGGCAACAACCTCGACGGCACGCCGGGCTCGATCCGTGCGCTGCCGGCGATCGCCGACGCCGTCGGTGACCAGATCGAGGTGCTGCAGGACGGCGGCATCCGCCGCGGCGCCGACGTCGCGAAGGCGCTCGCGCTCGGCGCCCGCGCCTGCATGATCGGGCGCGCCTACCTGTGGGGCATGGCCGCGCAGGGCGAGCGCGGGGTGACCAACGTGATCTCGATCCTCTACAAGGGGATCGACGAGGCACTGCTGGGCCTGGGGAAGAACTCGATCCACGAGCTCTCCCGCGACGACCTGATCATCCCGGAGAACTTCACCCGGAACACGTCCAAGATCTGA
- a CDS encoding oxidoreductase, which produces MFSSSRTAWSVADIPPQQGRTAVVTGANSGLGLATARALVHAGARVVLAVRNVEKGEAVAAELGGAASVHRLDLADLTSVREFAAGIDGPIDVLVNNAGLMAIPQQRTADGFEMQLGTNYLGHFALTGLLLDRITDRVVTLSSLAHGFGRIRLDDPNFEKGRYERWTAYGQSKLACLMFAYELEYRFTAAGSPLRSLAAHPGFASTNLQGRTESFQDGPVALATRLLGQSGEAGALPTLYAATVTDLPGGMYIGPDGIGELTGSPRPVGSSAASHDRDVRRKLWDLSEELTKVGFPVMPS; this is translated from the coding sequence ATGTTCTCGTCCTCCCGCACCGCCTGGTCCGTCGCCGACATCCCGCCCCAGCAGGGACGCACGGCCGTCGTGACCGGGGCGAACAGCGGCCTGGGCCTGGCCACGGCCCGGGCCCTGGTGCACGCGGGCGCACGCGTCGTGCTGGCCGTGCGCAACGTCGAGAAGGGCGAGGCGGTCGCCGCGGAGCTGGGCGGCGCCGCGTCGGTGCACCGCCTCGACCTCGCCGACCTGACGTCGGTGCGCGAGTTCGCCGCCGGCATCGACGGCCCCATCGACGTGCTGGTCAACAACGCAGGGCTGATGGCGATCCCGCAGCAGCGGACCGCCGACGGGTTCGAGATGCAGCTCGGCACGAACTACCTGGGCCACTTCGCGCTGACCGGGCTGCTGCTGGACCGGATCACCGACCGGGTCGTGACGCTGTCGAGCCTCGCGCACGGCTTCGGGAGGATCCGCCTCGACGACCCGAACTTCGAGAAGGGACGCTACGAGCGCTGGACGGCCTACGGCCAGTCCAAGCTGGCGTGCCTGATGTTCGCCTACGAGCTGGAGTACCGCTTCACCGCGGCCGGGTCACCGCTGCGGTCGCTCGCCGCGCACCCGGGGTTCGCCTCGACGAACCTGCAGGGGCGCACGGAGTCGTTCCAGGACGGCCCGGTCGCGCTCGCCACCCGGCTGCTCGGGCAGTCCGGCGAGGCCGGCGCGCTGCCCACGCTCTACGCCGCGACCGTCACCGACCTGCCCGGCGGGATGTACATCGGCCCGGACGGGATCGGCGAGCTCACCGGCAGCCCGCGCCCGGTCGGCTCCAGCGCCGCCTCGCACGACCGCGACGTCCGCCGGAAGCTCTGGGACCTCTCCGAGGAGCTGACCAAGGTCGGCTTCCCGGTGATGCCCTCCTGA
- a CDS encoding homogentisate 1,2-dioxygenase codes for MAYYRRCGEVPPKRHTQHRGPNGGLYYEELMGEEGFSSDSSLLYHTGVPSAIVDATPWELPDVSTSENRPLLPRHLRLHELFDDDTAKRTDVVSGRRLVLGNADVRISYVVASGSSPLYRNAVGDECVYLESGAATVETAFGTLTAVAGDYVLLPRSTTHRWLPTGDDPVRAYVIEANSHIAPPERYLSRFGQLLEHAPYCERDLHGPEGPLLVAGPEADQDTEVLVKHRGSRGITGTRYVYPTHPFDVVGWDGCLYPYTFNVADFEPITGRVHQPPPVHQVFAGRNFVICNFVPRKVDYHPLSVPVPYYHSNVDSDEVMFYCGGNYEARKGSGIGQGSISLHPGGHSHGPQPGAVERSLGAEFFDELAVMVDTFAPLELGEGARACEDPAYAWTWAAGR; via the coding sequence ATGGCGTACTACCGGCGGTGCGGCGAGGTTCCGCCCAAACGACACACCCAGCACCGCGGACCGAACGGCGGGCTCTACTACGAGGAGCTGATGGGGGAGGAGGGGTTCTCCTCGGACTCGTCGCTGCTCTACCACACGGGGGTGCCGTCGGCCATCGTCGACGCGACCCCCTGGGAGCTTCCCGACGTCTCCACGAGCGAGAACCGCCCACTGCTGCCCCGGCACCTGAGGCTGCACGAGCTGTTCGACGACGACACCGCAAAACGCACCGACGTCGTGTCGGGGCGGCGGCTGGTGCTCGGCAACGCCGACGTGCGGATCTCCTACGTCGTCGCGTCCGGATCCTCGCCGCTCTACCGCAACGCCGTCGGCGACGAGTGCGTCTACCTCGAGTCCGGCGCCGCCACCGTGGAGACGGCGTTCGGCACGCTGACCGCCGTCGCCGGGGACTACGTGCTGCTGCCGCGCTCGACGACGCACCGCTGGCTGCCCACCGGCGACGACCCGGTGCGGGCCTACGTGATCGAGGCCAACTCCCACATCGCGCCGCCGGAGCGCTACCTGTCGCGGTTCGGTCAGCTCCTCGAGCACGCGCCCTACTGCGAGCGCGACCTGCACGGCCCGGAGGGACCCCTGCTCGTCGCGGGCCCGGAGGCCGACCAGGACACCGAGGTGCTGGTCAAGCACCGCGGCAGCCGGGGGATCACCGGGACCCGCTACGTCTACCCGACGCACCCGTTCGACGTCGTCGGCTGGGACGGGTGCCTCTACCCGTACACGTTCAACGTCGCCGACTTCGAGCCGATCACCGGGCGGGTGCACCAGCCGCCGCCGGTGCACCAGGTGTTCGCCGGGCGCAACTTCGTGATCTGCAACTTCGTGCCCCGCAAGGTCGACTACCACCCGTTGTCGGTGCCCGTGCCCTACTACCACTCCAACGTCGACTCCGACGAGGTCATGTTCTACTGCGGCGGGAACTACGAGGCGCGCAAGGGATCCGGTATCGGGCAGGGATCGATCTCGCTGCACCCCGGCGGGCACTCACACGGCCCCCAGCCGGGTGCGGTGGAGCGGTCGCTGGGCGCGGAGTTCTTCGACGAGCTCGCGGTCATGGTGGACACGTTCGCCCCGCTGGAGCTGGGGGAGGGCGCCCGCGCCTGCGAGGACCCCGCCTACGCCTGGACCTGGGCGGCCGGCCGCTGA
- a CDS encoding PepSY-associated TM helix domain-containing protein, producing MSETTRTRPPVEPGPPSDPSPGDRPRSAGATWWAGLRPLLMRLHFYAGLFVGPFLLVAAVTGLLYTLTPQIDRALYADVLTAPVTGPAVPVRDQVAAAMASQPGLPVTEVRPAPGPGDTTRVSFDADLEPSYSRTVFVDPSTGGVRATIDTYAEWLPFRATIDNLHRSLLLGDPGRIYTELAASWLWVLTLSGLAIWVVRREKRRRNENGHSHKARRVRRTLLPQDTGPGRARLRSWHGSVGLWAAVGMLFLSATGLTWSQFAGANVDTMRSAFDWTTPSVSDTLPATSTAAPVGSVAVQTDRVLAAARGAGVAGPVEVTPADPGGAWTVTQTTRSWPTQQDSVAVDPSTGAVVDQLRFADWPVAAKLARWGIDAHMGILFGVANQIVLAALALAIICLVVWGYRMWWLRRPTRGGFAGPPGVRSKPAFSAVLTVGAVAVLVGLALPVFGVSLIAFLLIDAVVQSVRSDEPAEA from the coding sequence ATGTCCGAGACCACACGCACCCGGCCCCCGGTCGAGCCGGGCCCGCCGTCCGATCCCTCCCCCGGTGACCGGCCGCGATCCGCCGGCGCCACCTGGTGGGCCGGGCTGCGGCCGCTGCTGATGCGGCTGCACTTCTACGCCGGGTTGTTCGTGGGGCCGTTCCTGCTGGTCGCGGCCGTGACGGGCCTGCTCTACACGCTGACCCCGCAGATCGACCGGGCGCTCTACGCCGACGTCCTCACCGCCCCGGTCACCGGGCCGGCGGTGCCGGTGCGCGACCAGGTCGCGGCCGCGATGGCGTCGCAGCCGGGGCTTCCGGTGACCGAGGTCCGTCCCGCGCCCGGACCCGGCGACACCACCCGCGTCTCGTTCGACGCGGACCTGGAGCCGAGCTACTCGCGGACGGTGTTCGTCGACCCGTCGACGGGCGGGGTGCGCGCCACGATCGACACCTACGCCGAGTGGCTGCCGTTCCGGGCGACGATCGACAACCTGCACCGCTCGCTGCTGCTCGGTGACCCGGGCCGGATCTACACCGAGCTCGCCGCGTCCTGGCTGTGGGTGCTGACGCTGTCCGGGCTGGCGATCTGGGTGGTGCGGCGAGAGAAGCGCAGGCGGAACGAGAATGGGCACAGTCACAAGGCCCGTCGGGTCCGCCGGACCCTGCTGCCGCAGGACACCGGCCCGGGACGGGCGCGACTGCGGTCCTGGCACGGCTCGGTCGGTCTGTGGGCCGCGGTCGGCATGCTGTTCCTGTCCGCGACGGGCCTGACGTGGTCGCAGTTCGCCGGCGCCAACGTCGACACCATGCGCTCCGCGTTCGACTGGACCACCCCGTCGGTGAGCGACACCCTGCCCGCGACCTCGACGGCCGCACCGGTCGGCAGCGTCGCCGTGCAGACCGACCGTGTGCTCGCCGCGGCCCGCGGCGCCGGGGTCGCCGGTCCGGTCGAGGTCACCCCGGCCGACCCGGGCGGGGCCTGGACGGTCACCCAGACCACCCGGAGCTGGCCGACCCAGCAGGACTCGGTGGCCGTCGACCCGTCGACCGGGGCCGTCGTCGACCAGCTGCGGTTCGCGGACTGGCCGGTCGCGGCGAAGCTCGCCCGCTGGGGCATCGACGCCCACATGGGCATCCTGTTCGGGGTGGCGAACCAGATCGTGCTCGCCGCGCTGGCGCTCGCGATCATCTGCCTGGTCGTGTGGGGCTACCGGATGTGGTGGCTGCGCCGCCCCACCCGCGGAGGGTTCGCCGGGCCGCCGGGCGTGCGGTCGAAGCCGGCGTTCTCGGCGGTGCTGACGGTCGGGGCGGTCGCGGTCCTGGTCGGCCTGGCGCTGCCGGTGTTCGGGGTGTCGCTGATCGCGTTCCTGCTCATCGACGCCGTGGTGCAGTCGGTGCGCAGCGACGAGCCCGCGGAAGCCTGA
- a CDS encoding DUF5134 domain-containing protein, with protein sequence MIASLPLALALSAVFVLTGAYALVRWSAAMTGPLPPSRRMAELAHLLMSVAMVVMTWTWAGTTGVTVQIVLFTVFAGYFVVDAVARYRTGSHGCAGGSAHALMAAAMVWMLAAMPLIMPTPVVAEAGGHGAHSGHGGGDGAAMDMTAHTGPVAWAVVLTIGACAALLATSAFWAVRALRGRTVVAGAPLVTDETAEPATEAAETGPGGGGTAVATVAPAVAAPAPHRLLGPRSDAGCHALMGLGMIVMLLGMVAGW encoded by the coding sequence GTGATCGCATCCCTGCCCCTGGCCCTGGCCCTGTCCGCGGTCTTCGTCCTGACCGGCGCCTACGCACTCGTGCGTTGGTCGGCGGCGATGACCGGTCCGCTGCCGCCGTCGCGGCGGATGGCGGAGCTGGCGCACCTGCTGATGAGCGTGGCCATGGTCGTGATGACCTGGACCTGGGCCGGCACGACCGGCGTCACGGTGCAGATCGTGCTGTTCACGGTGTTCGCCGGCTACTTCGTCGTGGACGCGGTGGCGCGCTACCGGACCGGCTCGCACGGCTGCGCCGGAGGCTCGGCGCACGCGCTGATGGCCGCGGCGATGGTGTGGATGCTGGCCGCGATGCCGCTGATCATGCCGACGCCGGTGGTCGCGGAGGCCGGAGGCCACGGTGCGCACTCCGGGCACGGCGGGGGTGACGGCGCCGCGATGGACATGACGGCGCACACCGGCCCGGTCGCCTGGGCCGTCGTCCTGACGATCGGTGCGTGCGCCGCGCTGCTCGCCACGTCCGCCTTCTGGGCGGTCCGCGCCCTGCGCGGGCGGACCGTCGTCGCCGGGGCGCCGCTGGTCACGGACGAGACCGCCGAGCCGGCGACCGAGGCGGCCGAGACCGGGCCGGGGGGCGGAGGAACCGCCGTCGCCACCGTCGCGCCCGCCGTCGCCGCTCCCGCGCCGCACCGCCTGCTCGGCCCACGCTCCGACGCGGGCTGTCACGCCCTCATGGGGCTGGGCATGATCGTGATGCTGCTGGGGATGGTCGCCGGCTGGTGA
- a CDS encoding sigma-70 family RNA polymerase sigma factor, whose translation MSQRPDDATVTAWALAAGRGDTDALAAFVRATQADVHRFLVHLSGPADAEDLAQETYLRALRTLPTFAARASARTWLLSVARRVSVDAVRTAVRRPRTQGADDWEGLLDRAAGPRTGAHEAVLLRALVDELGDERREAFVLTQMLDLSYAEAAEVCDCPVGTIRSRVARAREDLVEALDADRSGGAATGRCRDGA comes from the coding sequence ATGTCCCAGCGCCCCGACGACGCCACGGTCACGGCGTGGGCGCTCGCGGCGGGCCGTGGAGACACCGACGCGCTGGCCGCGTTCGTCCGCGCCACGCAGGCCGACGTGCACCGGTTCCTGGTGCACCTGTCCGGCCCCGCCGACGCCGAGGACCTCGCCCAGGAGACCTACCTGCGCGCCCTGCGCACGCTGCCGACGTTCGCCGCGCGGGCCTCGGCCCGCACCTGGCTGCTCTCGGTGGCCCGCCGGGTCTCGGTGGACGCGGTCCGCACGGCCGTGCGCCGTCCGCGCACCCAGGGCGCCGACGACTGGGAGGGCCTCCTCGACCGGGCCGCCGGGCCACGCACCGGCGCGCACGAGGCGGTCCTGCTCCGCGCGCTCGTCGACGAGCTGGGCGACGAGCGCCGTGAGGCGTTCGTCCTGACCCAGATGCTGGACCTGAGCTACGCCGAGGCCGCCGAGGTCTGTGACTGCCCGGTGGGCACGATCCGTTCCCGCGTCGCGCGGGCCCGGGAGGACCTGGTCGAGGCCCTGGACGCCGACCGCAGCGGCGGCGCGGCCACCGGGCGATGTCGTGACGGAGCCTGA
- a CDS encoding zf-HC2 domain-containing protein — translation MTHAPVPCTECRERVSARLDGEDDPFPAVDAHLQGCPDCRAFADRAATVTRLARTGTAQPGPDLVASVLTAATGMRPVERRRRAGVAVRAGLGMVGAGQIALAAAGVLGAAIAGTGEMHMGGASAEHFAHESAAWNLAIGVGFAAVALGRSRLVAGLVPVIGAFVGVLAVLSVVDLIAGRVDPVRLLAHLLLVVGLVLLLLHRRVLRDDGGRAVAPPRFGPVLPDTVLPWSGPVAGPGAVAHADRPSGRREAA, via the coding sequence ATGACGCACGCCCCCGTCCCGTGTACGGAATGCCGTGAGCGGGTCTCTGCGCGCCTCGACGGCGAGGACGACCCGTTTCCCGCCGTCGACGCGCACCTGCAGGGCTGCCCGGACTGCCGGGCCTTCGCGGACCGGGCGGCGACGGTGACCCGTCTCGCCCGCACCGGGACCGCGCAGCCGGGCCCGGACCTCGTCGCCTCGGTACTGACCGCGGCCACCGGGATGCGCCCGGTCGAGCGCCGCCGCCGGGCCGGGGTCGCCGTGCGGGCCGGGCTGGGGATGGTCGGTGCCGGGCAGATCGCGCTGGCTGCGGCCGGCGTCCTCGGCGCCGCGATCGCCGGGACCGGCGAGATGCACATGGGCGGGGCGAGCGCCGAGCACTTCGCGCACGAGAGCGCCGCGTGGAACCTGGCGATCGGGGTCGGGTTCGCCGCCGTCGCGCTGGGACGGTCCCGGCTGGTGGCCGGGCTGGTGCCGGTGATCGGAGCGTTCGTCGGGGTGCTGGCCGTGCTCAGCGTCGTCGACCTGATCGCGGGCCGGGTGGACCCGGTCCGGCTGCTCGCGCACCTGCTGCTGGTCGTCGGGCTGGTGCTGTTGCTGCTGCACCGCCGGGTGCTGCGCGACGACGGCGGCCGCGCGGTCGCGCCGCCGCGGTTCGGGCCGGTGCTGCCGGACACGGTGCTGCCCTGGTCCGGGCCGGTCGCGGGGCCGGGTGCTGTCGCCCACGCCGATCGCCCCTCCGGACGGCGTGAGGCGGCCTGA
- a CDS encoding kynureninase: MTDLDPTALDPAAHDAADPLASFRDRFVPAPDVVAYLDGNSLGRPPALTAERIERFVREDWGTRLIRGWDEGWWEQPGTVGDRIGALALGAAPGQTVVADSTTVLFYKLARATVTARPDRSEIVLDTDNFPTDRYVIEGIAAERGLTLRWVETDPAAGITPEQVAAVVGPETALVTFSHVAYRSGWIADAEAITAIAHDAGALVLWDLSHSAGSVPLRLDDWGVDLAVGCTYKYLCGGPGSPAFGYARRDLLPSLEQPIQGWTGRRDPFAMAAGYEPEPGVRRLLSGTPPVLGMLPLTVSLDLLAEAGIDAVREKSLRLTDYALDLADAWLVPRGVTVASPREHDRRGGHVTLVRPGFADLLTPLWERGVIPDYRAPDGLRIGLSPLSTSFAEVYAGLAALRDLLD, from the coding sequence GTGACCGATCTCGACCCCACGGCCCTCGATCCTGCCGCCCACGACGCGGCCGACCCGCTGGCCTCGTTCCGGGACCGCTTCGTGCCGGCCCCGGACGTCGTCGCCTACCTCGACGGCAACTCGCTCGGCCGCCCACCGGCGCTCACCGCCGAACGGATCGAGCGCTTCGTACGCGAGGACTGGGGCACCCGGCTGATCCGCGGCTGGGACGAGGGCTGGTGGGAGCAGCCCGGGACGGTCGGCGACCGGATCGGCGCGCTCGCCCTCGGCGCGGCGCCCGGGCAGACGGTGGTCGCCGACTCGACGACGGTGCTGTTCTACAAACTGGCCCGCGCCACCGTCACCGCCCGGCCGGACCGCAGCGAGATCGTGCTCGACACCGACAACTTCCCCACCGATCGCTACGTGATCGAGGGCATCGCCGCCGAGCGCGGGCTCACCCTGCGTTGGGTCGAGACCGACCCGGCCGCCGGCATCACACCCGAGCAGGTCGCCGCCGTCGTCGGACCGGAGACGGCGCTGGTGACGTTCAGCCACGTCGCCTACCGCTCGGGCTGGATCGCCGACGCCGAAGCGATCACCGCGATCGCCCACGACGCCGGAGCCCTCGTGCTCTGGGACCTGAGCCACTCCGCCGGGTCGGTGCCGCTGCGCCTCGACGACTGGGGCGTCGACCTGGCGGTGGGCTGCACCTACAAGTACCTCTGCGGCGGGCCCGGGTCCCCCGCGTTCGGCTACGCCCGCCGCGACCTCCTCCCGTCGCTGGAGCAGCCGATCCAGGGCTGGACGGGCCGGCGCGACCCGTTCGCGATGGCCGCGGGCTACGAGCCGGAGCCGGGGGTGCGGCGGCTGCTGTCCGGGACGCCGCCGGTGCTGGGCATGCTCCCGCTGACGGTGTCGCTCGACCTGCTCGCCGAGGCCGGGATCGACGCGGTGCGGGAGAAATCGCTGCGCCTGACCGACTACGCCCTCGACCTGGCCGACGCCTGGCTGGTCCCGCGCGGCGTCACCGTCGCCTCACCGCGCGAGCACGACCGGCGCGGCGGGCACGTGACGCTCGTCCGTCCCGGCTTCGCCGACCTGCTCACCCCGCTGTGGGAACGCGGCGTGATCCCGGACTATCGCGCCCCGGACGGGCTGCGGATCGGCCTGTCCCCGCTGTCGACGAGCTTCGCCGAGGTGTACGCCGGGCTGGCGGCGTTGCGGGACCTCCTGGACTGA